The region CTGCAGAGGATCAGGATGGCGGTCGCGGTGCCGAGCATCGGCACGCGCGGCCGCGGGGACCAGAGCTCGGCGACGCAGGCGCCGACGGCACAGGCCAGGGCGAGCCAGCCGGCGACGCCGAGGACCTGGGCGAGGCCCCAGCCGCCGAGCTCGTCGAGGTTCGTCGTGGCCGCGGCCACCGGCAGCAGCGCGACGGCCAGCAGCGCGAGCACGGGCGAGAGCCAGATCCACAGCCGGGGCACCGGCTCGGTCGCCGCCGGGCGGGGCGACGACCCGCGCGGGCCCGCGGCCGATGCGGGGACCGGTGGCCGGCCGCCGGCGTGGATCGCCCGCGTGGGCGGGTCGAGGCCACGCACCGCGGCGGTGGCGGACTCCCCGTGCCCCGCGTCCGGGTTCGAGTAGTACAGCGTCTCGCCGCCGTCGGGGTGTCCGGTCGGCGGCACCACGGGAATCACCTGCGTGGGGGGATCGATGGGATCGCGCCCCTGCCCGGGTACGTCCTGCCCGTCACGGCCGTCACCCGGCTGACGGGTGTCGGTCGAGGTCACCTCTTCACCTCCGGTCGGAGCCGGCGCCGCAGCGCCGGGGGTATGAGGACGGCCGCCGCGCTGAGCACCTGCACGGCGACGTAGCCGAGCGCGATGGGGAGCAGGGCGGAGTCCGTGGTCGAACCGGCCGGGGGTGTGGGCAGCGCCGCGACGACCGCCAGCACCAGCAGCGTGTTGACGAGCTGCAGCCGGCTGAAGGCCAGCGCCGCGCCCGCGGCCTGCCGCACCCCGAGCTCGTGCACCACGACGAGCCGGAACACCAGCCCGATCATCAGGATCTGCAGGATCCGGCTGGCCTCGGCGTAGCCGGGCCCGAAGATCAGCAGCACCGGCTGGGCCAGCATGATCGCGAGCCCGAGCACCGGCAGGAAGAGCACCATCATCCGGCGCTGGGCCGCCCGGGCCAGCGCAGCCGCGCGCAGGGGCTCGCGCGCCGTCTGGACGGCGAGCGAGTCCATGTAGAAGGTGGCCGCGATGTCGACGACGGACACCGCCTGCCAGACGATGAAGAACGCGGCGCCCGGCCCCGGGCCGAACCGCAGGGTCACCAGCAGCGTGACCTGGTTGTAGAGCAGGGCGCTGCCGATCTGGGCGACGGCCGTCGGGCCGAGGAAGGAGACGGCCTCCCGGCGGCTGGGGAGCACCGACCCCTCGGCCCGGCGGGCGAAGCGGCGCACCAGCAACGCGATGACCAGCGTCCCGCCGACCGTCCACACGACGATCGGGACGACCCACGACACCACGAGGCCCTGGGCGCCGAGGCCTGCCCCCAGCGCGATGAGCAGCCCGATGCGGACCACCGCGAACAGCCCGTTGCGCCACACCGTCCACCAGGGCCGGTGCATCGCGACCAGGATGAAGTCGTGGACGACGAACACGGCCCAGCCGGCGCAGGCCAGCACGAACAGCAGGACACCGACGCCGATCGAGCCGTCGCCGGGTGAGAGCAGCCCGGACGCCGTCGCCCCGAGGTCCGGCACGATCAGCACGTAGACCAGCCCGACGAGGGCGGACAGCGGCATGATCAGGAAGAGGCTGCCCCACACGAGCCGGGACGCCTTGCGGCCGGATCCGGGGAGCCACCGGAGCAGGCCGACGTTGATGTTCAGCTGGGCGCAGCCGCCGATGAGGATGAACGCCGAGACGACGGCCGAGGCCCGCCCGACCTCCTCCTGCGGCATGATCCGCGCAGCGAGCAGCCAGCTGAGGAAGCCGGCCAGCGAACCGAGGACCGAGCTGATGGACAGCGCGAGGCCGTCCCCGCCGCCGCTCTTCTTCCGGCCGGGCGTCGTCCCCGGTTCGTCGGGCGTACTGGCCGGCGCGACCACGCCCAGGACGACGGTCGGGCTCTCGCTGCCCGCCACACCGCCGCCGGACCCCTGAGCCGAGGCCGCGCTCCCGCCCACCGCCGGGGGAAGCTCGACCGTCGGCTCGTCCGCGTCGTGCGGCGGCAGGACGACCGTCGGTTCGTCCGCGCCCGGTACCGGGCCGGTCCGGGGCCGCGGGGTCGGCCGCTGGTGACCGGCGCGCTGGGCCGGCGGGTCGATCCCGGCCACGTCCCGTGCCGTCACTGGGCCACCACGGCGTGCCGCAGCAGGAACGGCACGCTGACGGCGGTCAGGATGACCAGCATCCAGTTGGGATGCCACCAGACGGTGCTGACCATGACCTGCGCGGCGAGCAGCGTGGTGGCGACGCCGACGCCGATGGTCAGCAGCCAGACGTGGGCGGCGGGTGCGCGTCGCAGGAAGCCCGCCGCCGCCCAGCCGGGGCCTAGCAGCAGGAAGGCGATCGTCACGAACAGCCGGACGTCGCCGGCGATCCCGCCCGAGACGTTCAGCAGGTTCAGCCCACAGGCCACCAGACCGGCCACGGCCAGCAGCAGCGCGACCGCGCGGCGTGCCGTGCGGGCTCGGGTCAGTTCGGCCGCGGAGGGCATGCTCACCGCGTCACTCCGTTCCTCGCCGGTTCGTCACCGGGCTTCTCACGTTCGCCGGCATCCCTTCCGACCCCCGTCCGGATGCCGGGCCCACACATGACCCGGCGCCCGTCGCGGACGGGCGCCGAGGTCCACACACGGGTGACGCCCGTCAGGACGCCTCCTCCTCCAATGCGTAACGCATCTCGAGCTCCTGACGCTCCGCCTCGTCGCGCTGCGGCGACGGGCGGTTGGCCGGGTCTGCCGGGCGGTTCCCGTTCCGCGGGCTCGGCGACGGGCGGACCGGCGGACGCACCGTCATCGCCGGGCCGGCCGGCTCCGACGGGTGCATCGGCAGGCCCGTCGACGAGTAGCCGCCGTTCACCGCGGGGAAGCCGTTGGCCGGCGTCGCCGGGCCGAGGTCGACCTCCAGGTCCTCGTGGGACGCGGGGCCGGCGGCACCGTTCGCCTTCTTCTGGAGCGCACGCCGGCGCTCCGCGGCGAGCGTGCGCAGCACCCGGGTGCCGTCCGCGAAGGTCCGCAGGTTGGTCTCGCCGAACATCCGCTCGCGCTCGAGCGAGGGCACCTCGGTGATCTTGAGGCCGGCGGCCGCGACGCGGCAGTTCAGCACGGTCTCGATCTCGAAGCCGTCGCCCCAGAGCATCGACCCGTCCGTGGGTGCGGGAGCGTCCACCGCCGGCAGCTCCAGCACGGGCAGAAGATCGGCCCAGAAGGCGTTGTAGCCGTAGCACAGGTCCGTGTACCGGGTCTTGAACAGCGCGTTGGCCACGCCGTTGAGCCCGAAGTTGCCGGTCTTGCGCAGGAGCGTGATGTCGTCGCTGCCCCCGCCCCGGACGAACCGGCTGCCCTTCGCGAAGTCCGCGCCCGCGACGAGGGCCGCGACGAATGCGGGGATCTCGTTCGGGTCCGCGGAGCCGTCCGCGTCGAACATGACGATCACATCGCCCGTGGCCGCGGCGAACCCGCAGGCCATGGCGTTGCCCTTGCCCTTGCGCGTCTGCGCGATGATCTTGGCCCACGGCAGGACGCGCCGTGCCGTCTCGACGGTCCCGTCGATCGAGTTCCCGTCGACCACGATCACCTCGTGCACGGCGGGCCGCACGGCGGCGATCGCCGGCAGCACCACCTCGAGGTTGCGTGCCTCGTTACGGGTCGGCACCACCACGGACACCGTCGGGTTTCCGCTGCGTTGCATCGCCGATCTCCCCCTCATCGCACCGGTCGTGCGGTCGCGGTGACGCCGTGGCGTCCGATCCCTGCTCTGCCCAGACTTCTACCCGGAATCCTGCTCATCGCTCGGACTATCTCCTCGGGCACGCGTCGCGTTACGTGACGTACCGCTCGTCCTTCCGGGCACACGCCGATGATCCAACCGTCTGGCGGTGCGAGAACCGACACCACTGTCGTGGGCACCGGGCGAACTCTACGGAAACCGCACGTCCGACGTTCGACCGGGCTCGATCACCGGGCCGTTCCGGCACGTCGGACACCCTTCGCGAGGGCCCGGCCCCGGGACGTCGTGATCGTCGGCCGGACCCGGTGCCGGCGCCGTGATCTTCCCGGTCGGGGGTGAGGCGGAGCCGCTCCCGGCTGCCGGTACCGTCCTGCGGTACCGCAACACGGGTGCACGGCCCGTGACCGACATCCCGGGCGCGGACGGCCGAGCGGGGCCGGGCCGCCCCGGAACCCAGGGGGCCCTGCGCCGATGTTGCCCGGCAGTTTCCAACCGACAGTCTCCGTCTGCATCCCGGTCTACAACGGCGAGGCCTACCTCGCGGAGACGATCCGTTCGGTGCTCGACCAGACCTACGGGGACTTCGAGCTCGTCCTGTTGGACAACAACTGCAGCGACCGCAGCCCGGAGATCATGCGTTCCTTCGCGGACCCGCGCATCCGCATCGAGCGCAACACCGAGACCCTCCCCCAGCCCCGCAACTGGCGGGTCTGCGTCGACCACACGCGCGCACCCCTGATCAAGGTGCTGTGCGCGGACGACGTCCTCCACCCGCGCTGCCTCGAGCTGCAGACCCAGCCGCTGTTGGACGACCCGGGCCTCGCCGTCGTCGCCTCCCGCCGGCACATGATCGACGAGCAGAGCCGGGTCATCGTGCCGCGCCGCGGGCTCTCCGGGCTGATCGGCGTGCACAGCGCCGCCGAGGTCGCCCGGAAGGTCGTCCGGAACGGGGCGAACCCGATCGGCGAGGTCGGCAACGTCATGTTCCGGCGCGCGGACTTCATGGCCATCGGGGGCTGGCGCGAGGACCGCCCGCTCGTCATGGACATCGACTGCTTCGTGCGGCTCCTCAAGTTCGGCGAGTTCCTCGGCCAGCCCGAGGCCCTCGCCGCGTTCCGGATCGGCGGCAGCTCGATCACCGCCGAGCGGATGGACGAGATCTACGCGGCGCAGCGGGCGCTGACCGAGGAGCTGGGCGAGTCCCCCGAGTACGACGTGCGGGGCCTCGACGTGACGATCGGCCGTGCGCTCGCGCCGTTCGGCCGGATGCGTCGTTCCCTGCTGTTCACTTTGTCGGGCCTCGCGGCGAAGCGGGACGCCCGGCGGGAGAGCGTCACCACCTGAGCTCCTCCCGCCCGTCCCCCCGGACAGGTGCATCCGGGTGGCTCTCGCACAAAGTTTGCGACAGCCCCGATCGGGTGTTTAGCCTGGGCTGCCGCCGGTTCCCCGGTCGGTCCCCTCGGCCGCCTGGAGGACGGGTTGTCCGGATCGCCGCACGAGGCGGTCGTCGCCATGCACATGAGCGACGGCCTCGTGAACGCCCCCACGTCGCTGCTGTTCGGCGCGGTCGCGCTCGTCTGGCTGGTGCTGGCCGCGCTGCGCGCCCGTGCGGACCTCGACGACCGCACGGCCCCGATGGCGGGCCTGGTCACGGCGTTCGTCTTCGCCGTGCAGATGATCAACTTCCCGATCCTGCCCGGCGCCAGCGGACACCTGCTCGGGGGCGCCCTCGTCGCGATCCTCGTCGGGCCGTGGGTCGGCACGCTCTGCATCGCGATCGTGCTGGTGGTGCAGGCGCTGCTGTTCGCCGACGGCGGGCTCACCGCGCTGGGCACGAACATCACCAACATGGCGCTGATCGGCGTCGTCGTCGGGTACGCGGTGGCCGTGGCGCTGCGTCCGCTGGCCCGGCGCGGCAAAGGTGGTCTCGCCGCGACGGCATTCGTCGCCGCCTTCCTCAACACGGTCGTCGCGTCGCTGGGCTTCGTCGTCGAGTACGCGGTCGGCGGCTCCGGCGGGGCGAGTCTCGGCACCGTGTTCGGGCTGATGGTGGGTCTGCACGCGCTGATCGGCATCGGCGAGGGTGTGATCACCGCAGCGACCGTCACGGCCGTCGCGGCGGTCCGCCCGGACCTCGTGTACCTGTTGCGCGGCGCCAAGGCCCCGCTGCTGCGCCGGGCCGCCGGGACCGCGTCGTGACCCGGGGCCGCAGCCTCGGCTTCCTGCTGGGGTTCCTCGCCGTCGCCCTGCTCGTCGCGGGCGGGTTCTCCTACCTCGCCAGCCCGGACCCGGACGGCCTGGACACCGTCGCGCTGCAGGGGTGCCAGGTCACCGGGACCGACGCCGGCGAGCAGCTCACCGGCACCTGCATCGCGCAGCACACCACGGACCACGCGATGAGCTCCTCGCCGCTCGCGGACTACACGGTGGGCGGCGGCGCGGGCACCACCGGGCTCGCCGGGATCCTCGGCGTGATCGTCACGCTCGCGCTGGCGGGCGGGCTGTTCTGGGCGCTGCGCCGGCGCGGGGTCGCCCCCACCGACGACGGCCAGGGCCGATGAGGGGTCGGGGCCGATGAGGGGTCGAGGCTGATGGGCGCGGGCCACGCGCACCCGCTGCACCTCGCCCGGGACTCGCCGGTCCACCGGCTCCCGCCGCAGGTCAAGATCGTCGCGGCGTTCCTGGGCGTGGTCTGCGTGGTCGCGACCCCGCGCGAGGCGTTTGTCGTGTTCGCGGGGTATCCGGTGGTGCTCGGCGCGGTGTGGTGGGCCGCCCGGATCCCGGCCGGCTGGATCCTGCGCCGCGCCGTGATCGAGCTGCCCTTCGTCGTGCTGGCGGTGCTGCTGCCGCTCACCGGCCCGGACCCGCGGGTCGAGTGGCTGGGCATGTCGCTGTCGGAACCCGGGCTGCTCGGGGCGTGGAACATCCTCGTCAAGGGCACGCTCGGCGTCCTGACGTCGCTGACCCTGGCTGCGACGACGTCGATGCGGGACCTGCTCGTCGGGTTGCAGCGGCTGCACGCCCCGGCCCTGGTGACCACGATCGCGACGCTGATGCTGCGCTACGTCGACGTGATCGTCGCCGAGGCCGGCCGGATGCGGCTCGCCCGCGTCTCCCGCGGGCACGACCCGCGCTTCCTCTGGCAGGCCGGGGCCACCGCCCGCGGCGTCGGGGCGTTGTTCGTCCGGTCCTACGAGCGCGGGGAGCGGGTGCACCTGGCGATGCTGTCCCGGGGGTGGTCGGGCGCGATGCCGGTGCTGTCGACGGCCGGGCTCGCGACGCGGCGGGACTGGACGGCGGGGCTGGCGCCGGTGGGCGTCGCGGCGCTGCTGGCCTTCTCGGGATGGGTGATCGTGTGAGCGCGCCTTCGACCCGGGCGGGGACCGGCGTGGACGCGGTCACCGCGCCGTCGCTCGAGGTCAGGGACCTCGCCTTCGCCTATCCGGACGGACACCAGGCGCTGTTCGGGGTGGACCTGCGGATCGAACGGGGCGAGCGGGTCGCGCTGCTCGGCCCGAACGGCGCGGGCAAGACGACCCTGGTGCTGCACCTGAACGGCATCCTGGACGCCGGGGAGGGCATGGTCCGGGTGGGCGGCCTGCCGGTGGAGCGGGCACACCTGAAGGAGATCCGCCGCCGGGTCGGGATCGTGTTCCAGGACCCCGACGACCAGCTGTTCATGCCGACCGTCCGCGAGGACGTGGCCTTCGGTCCGGCGAACTTCGGGGTGCCCGTCGAGGAGCTGGGCGCACGGGTGGACCGGGCGCTCGAGGCCGTGGGGATGGCGGAGCACGCGGACCGCTCGCCGCTGCACCTCTCCGGCGGTCAGCGGCGGCGGGTCGCGCTGGCCACGGTGCTCGCCTGCGACCCGGAGATCCTGGTCCTCGACGAGCCGTCGTCGAACCTGGACCCGGTGGCCCGCCGCGAGCTCGCCGAGGTGCTGCTGGGGCTGGGCCGGACGATGCTGATGGTCACCCACGACCTGCCGTACGCGCTGCAGCTCTGCCCGCGCAGCGTCGTCCTGGACGACGGGGTCGTCGTCGCGGACGGACCGACCAGGGGAGCTCCTGGCGGACCGCGACCTCCTCGCGGCCCACCGCCTGGAGCTCCCCTACGGCTTCTCCCTCACCTGAGGCCACCCGCGTCGTGGCTCCACAACGCGGGTCTCAGGTCCGCTCAGCCGCGTCACGGAGCCACAACGCGTATTCGAAGCGGCGGGTGGGTCAGGCCCCGTCGATGCGCGGGACCCCGTTTGGCGGGGTCAGGTCGTCGACGGGAAGCTCCCGCCGGCAGGCCCTGCGGGCCCCCTCCCGGCGCGGCGCGGACCGCCTTCGGGGCGACCTCGCCCAGCGCCGGGACCTCCTGCCGGGCGGCGGCCGTGGCCGCCGCGACCTGGGCGGCGATCTCCGGGTCCCCCGAGGTGTCGAACCAGCCCTTCACCGACTCCTCGTCGTCCTCGGGCCTGACGCGCTGGCCGTCGTCCGGCGAGGGGGTGTACTTGAAGACGCCGTCCTCGCCCGGCGCACCGAGCATCTTCGTGAAGCCCTCGAGGGCCTTGCCGAAGTCCGACGGCACCATCCAGACCTTGTTGGCCTCGCCCTTCGCCATCTCCGGCAGGGTCTGCAGGTACTGGTAGGCCAGCAGCTCGGGTGTCGGGCGGCCGGCCTTGATCGCCGCGAAGCGCTTCTCGATCGCCTTCGCCTCGCCCTGCGCGTAGAGGTACTGCGCGGCGCGCTCACCCTGCGCCCGCAGGATCCGGCTCTGCCGCTCCGCCTCGGCGTTGAGGATCGCCGCCTGCTTCGCGCCTTCCGCGGTGAGGATCTGCGCCTGCTTGTTGCCCTCCGCGCTGCGGATCGCGGACTCCCGCTGGCCCTCGGCGGTGAGGATGGTGGCCCGCTTCTCGCGGTCCGCCTTCATCTGCCGTTCCATGGACTCCTGGATCGACGGCGGCGGGTCGATCGCCTTGATCTCCACCCGCTCGACCTTGATGCCCCAACGCCCGGTGGCCTCGTCGAGCTCGCCGCGCAGGGTGGTGTTGATCTGGTCCCGGGAGGTCAGCGTCTCCTCCAGGGTCATGCCGCCGACCACGTTGCGCAGGGTCGTCGTGGTGATCTGCTCGACGCCGGTGATGTAGTCCGAGATCTCGTAGACCGCGGCCTTCGGGTCCGTGACCCGGAAGTAGACGACCGTGTCGATCCGGACGGTCAGGTTGTCCTTGGTGATCACGGGCTGCGGCGGGAAGGACACCACCTGCTCGCGCAGGTCGATCCGCTCCCGGATCCGGTCCACGAACGGGACCAGGAACGCCAGCCCGGGCGTCTGCGTCGTCTTGTACCGCCCGAGCCGCTCGACCACTGCGGCGGTGGCCTGCGGGACGATCTGGACCGCCCGCGCCATCACCACCAGGACCAGCAGCACGATCACCACGACGGTGACCAGTACCGAGATGTCCATGTTTCCTCCCCTGTCGTCCCCGCGGGCCGCAGTTCCCCCCGCGGCCGCCGGGACCTCTACTCCGCGAGCACCAGCGCCGTGGCGCCGGAGATCTCGATGACCATCACTTCGTCGCCGGGCTCCATCACCTGTGTCCGGTCGTAGGCCTTGGCCGACCACAGGCTGCCGGCGATCTTCACCCGGCCGCCCTGCCCGTCGACCCGTTCGACGACGGTCGCCGGGCCGCCCACGATCCGCTCCGTGTGCCCCAGGTACGGCGTGATCCCGCGCTCCAGCCGGCGGCGCAGCACCGGTCGCACCCCCGCGATCAGCAGCGTCGACGCCACGGCGAACAGGACGGTGCTGAGGATCCAGCCCAACCCGAACAGTGCGGACCCGCCCGCGGCGACGAGTGCCCCGCCGCCCAGCATCAGCAGCACGAACTCGCCGGACAGGACCTCACCGACGATCACCACGATCCCGGCGATGAGCCAGATCACGGGAACCATGACGCCGATGGTGCCACCGATCGACCCCCGGCGTGCCGGGTTCGTGAAGATCGTTGCCGTTCCGTTCCTGGTGAGGTCCGGCGGCCGGTCCGCCTCAGCCCTCCTGCGTCACGAAGTCGATCAGCTGCTCGACGGCGCCGATCAGCGGCGTCTCCAGGTCCCGGTAGGACCGCACGGCCCCGAGGACCCGTCGGGCGCCGTCCGCGGGCTCGCCCCAGCGGAGCGCGGCACACACCCCGGTCTTCCAGTCGGTCCCGCGCGGGATCCGCGGCCAGGCGCGGATGCCGACGCACGCCGGCTTCACCGCCTCCCACACGTCGACGTACGGGTGGCCGGTGACCAGCACGTTCGCCCCGGCGACCGACTGCGCCTGCCGGGTCTCCTTGCTGCCCGCGACGAGGTGGTCGACGAGGATCCCGAGCCGCCGGTGCGGTGCCGGGCCGAACTCGGCGACAGCGGCCGCCAGGTCGTCGACGCCGTGCAGCGGCTCCACCACGACGCCCTCGACCCGCAGGTCGTGCCCCCAGACCGTCTCCACCAGGGCCGCGTCGTGGATGCCCTCCACCCAGATCCGCGCCGCGCGGGCGGTGCGCGCCTTGAGGTTCGCGACCCGGACGGAGCCGGACGCGGAGATCGCCGGGCCGGTGGCCGCCGCGGCCGGCTTCACGAGCGTGGCCGGGGCGCCCTCGTAGAGGAAGGCGGCCGGGCGGAGCGGGAAGACCCGGTGCCGGCCGTGCCGGTCCTCGAGCGTCACCTCGCGGGAGTCGATCCGGACGACGGCGCCGCAGAATCCGCTCGCGGGGTCCTCGACGACGACGCCGGGCTCGGCGGCGATCTCGGGGATCGTCTTCTTCGTCGTGACCCGGGTGCCGTCGGCGGAGAACATGCCCCGGTAGTCGTGGGAACGGGCGACCATCGCACGGTTCTAGCGGATCGTGACGGTTCGGGCCCCGGCGACACGCCAGGATCCGTCGTACCCCGCCCGGACGGCCGCCGCGCCGGGCCGGCGGCTCCGAACCACTCACCGAACGTCACACTGCGTCACCCGCACGGCAGACGCCACCCGCCTGCCGCGGATAGCTAGCCTGGCTCCCGTGCCCCGCCCCTCCGCCACCTTCGCGGTGTGGTCCTCGGCCTGGTTGGCCGGCTCCGCCGCACCCGACGACGTGCTCGACGCCCTCGCCCCGTGGGCCGACGCGCACGACGTGCAGTGCGTCGACGACGCGACCGCCGATGCCACCCGCCTCCCCGCCCCGGGCGCTCCCGTCTCCTCGCTGACCTTCCTGCTCGCCGCCCTGCGCCGGCTCGCCCCCCGCGGCGCGGCGCGGCTCGTGCTCACCGCTCCCGGGGACGTCCGGGGCCTGCCCGGCCCGGGCTCGTTCGGCAGCGCGGTGATCCGCGCCGGCGAGGGGGTGTTCTTCCCGGACGCCGGGCTGGGCCTGGTGCCGAGCCAGGTCGCCGACGGCGTGCTGCGCTGGACCGTGTACCCCGTCCCGGATCCCGGGGCGCCGGCCGAGCACGTCCCGCTGAACCAGGCCGAACGGGACCTCCGCGAGCAGGTGCGGCAGTCCGCGTCGATCCTCACGGACCTCGGCGTGGCCCGGCACCGGCCCGGGGTGCGCGAGGAGATCGCCGCCGCACTCCGCTCCCGCCCCCGGTCGCTGTGGCCGGCCGGCATGCCGCCGCAGGCGCTGCGGGTGCTGCAGCACGCGGACGAGGTGGAGGCGATCCTCGCCGCCGCCTCGGTCGACGAGCCGGGCGGTGCCCTCTCGGCCTCGGCCGCCACCGCCCGTCGGGAGGCGTTGCGGCCGTTGGAGACCGCGGTCCGGATCGCCCGCCGCGCCGCGGTCGCCGAGGCCGTACGCGTCCTCGCCTCGGCCCCGCTGGTCTGACCGGCCCCGGGCGCCGCCCGGTCGCGCGCACGGGAATGTCCGCGGACGCCGGCGGACTCCGCGGCGGAACGCCGGGACCGGGGACGCCGCCCTTGCAGGCGGGTCCCCGGTCCCGGCCGCGGAGGAGGCGGACGAGGGCGCTTGTCGCCGTCAGCCCGTCGTACGCCTCGCGCCGACGAGGACGAACACCATCGTGCAGGGTGCGTCGCTGCGGTTCCGCCAGGCGTGCCGGGTGCCCCGCTGCACCACGCAGGTCCCCGGGGTGACGTGCGCCTCGGCCCCGTCGTCGAGCTCGAGGTACACCTCGCCCTCGACGCAGACGCCGTAGTCGACGCTGTCCGTGGTGTGCATGCCGGGGGTGTCGGGTTCGAACACCCCGATCAGACCGGGCTGGATCCGTTCCGCCTCCGCCGCGGCCTCCTCGGGGTCCGCGCCCCCCGGCTCCGCCGCGGCGGAGTCGGGAGGGAAACGCACCACGATGAACCGCGAACCACCGGGCCCGGGGAAGAACGGGAACGGCACCGTCGCCGGGTTGTCCCCCGCGCCGACGGACGGCGCACCGTCGGCGGTGCCCCAGATGTTGAAGATGTCCAGGCCGAGAACGGGCGCCGGCTCGACGGACTTCTCCTCCGCGAACACCGACTTCCCGTCGGCGGTCCGGTCCGTCACGACCTTGCTGACCTCGAATGCCACCGTGTTCCTCCTGACGTCGTGACCGGCGCGCCCTACAGGCCCACCCATCGCCTGCCTGTTCCGCGGACGATGCGGCCGAAGGCCGAGCCGCTGAAGTGCCCGTCGGCGGCGAGGACCCCGGAGTCGCCCTCGAGCTCCGCGGCGATCTTGTCCCGGGTGTGGGCGGCCGTCTCCGGATCGACGTCGAAGATGATCCGCAGGTCACCGTCGGCCAGCTGCAGCGGGCAGTGCACGACGTCGCCCAGGATGATCGCCCTGTCCGCACCGGAGGAGATCACCGCGGAGCAGTGTCCGGGCGTGTGCCCCGGGCTCGCGAGCACGTTGACCCCCGAGGCGACGAGCGCGCCGTCACCCACGGACTCGATCCGGTTCACCAGCGGCGCCTGGACCGCTTCCGGGTGCGGCCCGACCACGGCCAGTTCCTCGTCGGTGACGCCCTGCCAGAACTCGAACTCGCCCTCGCCGACGACGTACCGGGCGTTGGGGAAGGTCAGCTCGCCGTTCTGTGCGGTCCAGCCGACGTGGTCGAGGTGCAGGTGGGTGTAGAACACGATGTCGACGTCGGCCGGTTCGACGCCGGCCCTGCGCAGGCTCGACAGCAGCTGGCCGCCGCGGAACACGCCGCCCACCGGGGGGAACGGGACCGTCATGTCCCCGAAGCCCAGGTCGACGACGATCTTCTGGTCGCCGGTCTCGACCAGGAACCCGCCGAGGGTCAGCAACAGCTTCCCCTCGGCGTCGAACAGCTCTCGATGGGCTTCCCAGAGCGCCTCGT is a window of Pseudonocardia sp. T1-2H DNA encoding:
- a CDS encoding DUF3097 domain-containing protein, translated to MVARSHDYRGMFSADGTRVTTKKTIPEIAAEPGVVVEDPASGFCGAVVRIDSREVTLEDRHGRHRVFPLRPAAFLYEGAPATLVKPAAAATGPAISASGSVRVANLKARTARAARIWVEGIHDAALVETVWGHDLRVEGVVVEPLHGVDDLAAAVAEFGPAPHRRLGILVDHLVAGSKETRQAQSVAGANVLVTGHPYVDVWEAVKPACVGIRAWPRIPRGTDWKTGVCAALRWGEPADGARRVLGAVRSYRDLETPLIGAVEQLIDFVTQEG
- a CDS encoding MBL fold metallo-hydrolase, which codes for MSARPAPLESIDVGDIKVTYLPDGDATVEAGTVFPASNEALWEAHRELFDAEGKLLLTLGGFLVETGDQKIVVDLGFGDMTVPFPPVGGVFRGGQLLSSLRRAGVEPADVDIVFYTHLHLDHVGWTAQNGELTFPNARYVVGEGEFEFWQGVTDEELAVVGPHPEAVQAPLVNRIESVGDGALVASGVNVLASPGHTPGHCSAVISSGADRAIILGDVVHCPLQLADGDLRIIFDVDPETAAHTRDKIAAELEGDSGVLAADGHFSGSAFGRIVRGTGRRWVGL
- a CDS encoding cupin domain-containing protein, whose protein sequence is MAFEVSKVVTDRTADGKSVFAEEKSVEPAPVLGLDIFNIWGTADGAPSVGAGDNPATVPFPFFPGPGGSRFIVVRFPPDSAAAEPGGADPEEAAAEAERIQPGLIGVFEPDTPGMHTTDSVDYGVCVEGEVYLELDDGAEAHVTPGTCVVQRGTRHAWRNRSDAPCTMVFVLVGARRTTG